A single Anopheles maculipalpis chromosome 3RL, idAnoMacuDA_375_x, whole genome shotgun sequence DNA region contains:
- the LOC126562342 gene encoding molybdenum cofactor biosynthesis protein 1 isoform X2 has translation MHQLLNRSLCAIVRPKDSSKRWVLPTQTLLHTARPSLSEQSSGSRLQSSPESTPSSAVAGASTVDSADKNKSTSQRDRKQRANEQQLSANGTSSLIDTFGRFHSYLRISLTERCNLRCKYCMPAEGVQLTQKDQLLTSAEVIRLANLFVTEGVRKIRLTGGEPTVRKDLTEIVSQLKATNPLLESVGITTNGLMLTRQLVGLQRAGLDALNVSLDTLRAARYEQITRRKGWERVMAGIDLAIQLGYRPKVNCVLMKGFNDDEICDFVELTRDRNVDVRFIEYMPFTGNRWDTDKMVSYRTMLDTIRARYPAFEALPNGPNDTSKAYRVPGYRGQMGFITSMTEHFCGSCNRLRITADGNLKVCLFGNTEVSLRDALRSPGCSEDDLRCLISAAVKRKKKQHAGASPLSTSFAHNVSHRSTPNTLLAHDGGLQRRRYASLSHVDEHTGRATMVDVDDKVSTKRIAKAQATVYVGPTIAALIENNELKKGDVLSISQMAAIVAAKKTSDLIPLCHNIPLSSIKVETSLNSSTNEVHILAKVKCDGKTGVEMEALTAVSIAALTVYDMCKAVSHEILIKNIMLVEKTGGKSEFYRKQIKHEPTLETRTMESRNPDQMPIITRGYRTDPIVTNEPFVPMYI, from the exons ATGCATCAATTGTTGAATCGTTCCTTATGTGCAATAGTACGCCCGAAAGATAGCTCAAAGCGATGGGTGTTACCGACCCAAACGTTGTTGCACACGGCAAGGCCAAGCTTATCGGAACAGAGTAGCGGGAGCCGGCTACAATCTTCTCCGGAAAGCACTCCGTCATCGGCAGTAGCAGGAGCATCGACAGTTGATAGTGCTGATAAG AACAAATCGACTAGTCAACGCGATCGGAAGCAACGAGCGAACGAACAGCAGTTGTCTGCCAACGGCACCTCATCGCTAATCGACACGTTTGGAAGGTTTCACAGCTACCTGCGAATATCGCTTACCGAACGGTGCAACCTACGCTGCAAGTACTGTATGCCCGCCGAAGGTGTACAGCTGACCCAAAAAGATCAACTACTAACGAGTGCGGAGGTTATACGGCTCGCGAACCTTTTCGTCACGGAAGGTGTCCGCAAGATACGGCTAACCGGTGGCGAGCCAACAGTGCGCAAAGATTTAACCGAGATCGTTAGCCAACTGAAGGCCACCAATCCATTGCTGGAAAGTGTCGGCATTACTACGAACGGACTGATGTTGACGCGGCAGCTGGTAGGATTGCAGCGAGCCGGGCTCGATGCACTCAACGTGAGCTTGGACACGCTGCGAGCGGCCCGCTACGAGCAGATAACCCGCCGTAAGGGTTGGGAACGTGTAATGGCCGGTATTGACCTGGCGATCCAGTTGGGCTACCGGCCAAAGGTGAACTGTGTGCTGATGAAGG GGTTCAACGATGATGAGATTTGTGACTTTGTCGAGTTGACGCGCGATCGCAATGTAGACGTGCGGTTTATCGAGTACATGCCCTTTACCGGTAACCGGTGGGACACGGACAAGATGGTGTCGTACCGTACGATGCTCGATACGATACGGGCCCGCTATCCCGCGTTTGAAGCACTGCCGAACGGACCGAACGATACGTCGAAAGCGTACCGGGTGCCGGGGTACCGGGGCCAGATGGGTTTCATTACCTCGATGACGGAACACTTCTGTGGCAGCTGTAACCGGTTGCGGATCACGGCCGATGGCAATCTGAAGGTGTGCCTGTTTGGCAATACGGAGGTGTCCCTGCGCGATGCGCTCCGCAGTCCCGGCTGCTCGGAGGACGATCTGCGATGTCTCATCTCGGCTGCCGTGAAGcgcaaaaagaaacagcaCGCAG GAGCATCACCACTTTCGACATCATTTGCACACAACGTATCACACCGATCCACACCGAACACACTGCTGGCACACGATGGAGGCCTCCAGCGTCGGCGCTACGCTTCTCTCAGTCACGTGGACGAACATACCGGCCGGGCAACGATGGTTGACGTCGACGATAAGGTATCGACCAAGCGCATAGCCAAAGCTCAGGCCACCGTCTACGTGGGGCCCACCATTGCCGCACTGATCgaaaacaatgagcttaaaaAGGGAGACGTCCTCTCGATCTCACAGATGGCGGCGATCGTAGCGGCCAAAAAAACGTCCGACCTGATCCCGCTCTGTCACAACATTCCCCTGTCCTCGATTAAGGTCGAAACGAGCCTGAACAGTTCCACCAACGAGGTACACATACTGGCCAAGGTAAAGTGTGACGGCAAGACGGGTGTCGAGATGGAAGCACTGACGGCGGTTTCGATCGCCGCCCTTACCGTGTACGACATGTGCAAAGCGGTATCGCACGAGATCCTCATTAAGAACATTATGCTGGTGGAGAAAACCGGTGGCAAGAGTGAATTCTACCGGAAGCAGATCAAGCACGAACCGACGCTCGAGACGCGCACGATGGAATCACGCAATCCGGACCAGATGCCAATCATTACGCGTGGCTACCGGACGGATCCGATCGTCACGAACGAACCGTTCGTGCCAATGTACATCTGA
- the LOC126562342 gene encoding molybdenum cofactor biosynthesis protein 1 isoform X1 has protein sequence MHQLLNRSLCAIVRPKDSSKRWVLPTQTLLHTARPSLSEQSSGSRLQSSPESTPSSAVAGASTVDSADKNKSTSQRDRKQRANEQQLSANGTSSLIDTFGRFHSYLRISLTERCNLRCKYCMPAEGVQLTQKDQLLTSAEVIRLANLFVTEGVRKIRLTGGEPTVRKDLTEIVSQLKATNPLLESVGITTNGLMLTRQLVGLQRAGLDALNVSLDTLRAARYEQITRRKGWERVMAGIDLAIQLGYRPKVNCVLMKGFNDDEICDFVELTRDRNVDVRFIEYMPFTGNRWDTDKMVSYRTMLDTIRARYPAFEALPNGPNDTSKAYRVPGYRGQMGFITSMTEHFCGSCNRLRITADGNLKVCLFGNTEVSLRDALRSPGCSEDDLRCLISAAVKRKKKQHAGMLNLSQMENRPMILIGG, from the exons ATGCATCAATTGTTGAATCGTTCCTTATGTGCAATAGTACGCCCGAAAGATAGCTCAAAGCGATGGGTGTTACCGACCCAAACGTTGTTGCACACGGCAAGGCCAAGCTTATCGGAACAGAGTAGCGGGAGCCGGCTACAATCTTCTCCGGAAAGCACTCCGTCATCGGCAGTAGCAGGAGCATCGACAGTTGATAGTGCTGATAAG AACAAATCGACTAGTCAACGCGATCGGAAGCAACGAGCGAACGAACAGCAGTTGTCTGCCAACGGCACCTCATCGCTAATCGACACGTTTGGAAGGTTTCACAGCTACCTGCGAATATCGCTTACCGAACGGTGCAACCTACGCTGCAAGTACTGTATGCCCGCCGAAGGTGTACAGCTGACCCAAAAAGATCAACTACTAACGAGTGCGGAGGTTATACGGCTCGCGAACCTTTTCGTCACGGAAGGTGTCCGCAAGATACGGCTAACCGGTGGCGAGCCAACAGTGCGCAAAGATTTAACCGAGATCGTTAGCCAACTGAAGGCCACCAATCCATTGCTGGAAAGTGTCGGCATTACTACGAACGGACTGATGTTGACGCGGCAGCTGGTAGGATTGCAGCGAGCCGGGCTCGATGCACTCAACGTGAGCTTGGACACGCTGCGAGCGGCCCGCTACGAGCAGATAACCCGCCGTAAGGGTTGGGAACGTGTAATGGCCGGTATTGACCTGGCGATCCAGTTGGGCTACCGGCCAAAGGTGAACTGTGTGCTGATGAAGG GGTTCAACGATGATGAGATTTGTGACTTTGTCGAGTTGACGCGCGATCGCAATGTAGACGTGCGGTTTATCGAGTACATGCCCTTTACCGGTAACCGGTGGGACACGGACAAGATGGTGTCGTACCGTACGATGCTCGATACGATACGGGCCCGCTATCCCGCGTTTGAAGCACTGCCGAACGGACCGAACGATACGTCGAAAGCGTACCGGGTGCCGGGGTACCGGGGCCAGATGGGTTTCATTACCTCGATGACGGAACACTTCTGTGGCAGCTGTAACCGGTTGCGGATCACGGCCGATGGCAATCTGAAGGTGTGCCTGTTTGGCAATACGGAGGTGTCCCTGCGCGATGCGCTCCGCAGTCCCGGCTGCTCGGAGGACGATCTGCGATGTCTCATCTCGGCTGCCGTGAAGcgcaaaaagaaacagcaCGCAG GAATGCTCAATCTTTCCCAgatggaaaaccgaccgatgaTACTGATCGGTGGGTAG
- the LOC126560945 gene encoding B9 domain-containing protein 1, which produces MLELQLTSGESENFFHVTVTGQLESARFPMGPDGSGLFCRYDIVAGPDWELVSGLRSAVTQSARTESDYRTVVFNMPIEFTMKSTNPYGWPQIVFSLYGANIWNVETNRGYARLHCPLGGSGNGSSAERTLRAPLFIPKYSNLCSAAMSWISGVNPEMRDPKILVDGSKHKGLACETYGELVVRLQTISRGTSQMALDWGQTHLDDPVLR; this is translated from the coding sequence ATGCTGGAACTACAGCTAACATCCGGTGAGAGCGAAAACTTCTTCCACGTTACCGTCACTGGCCAGCTCGAATCGGCCCGCTTCCCGATGGGTCCGGACGGTAGTGGACTGTTCTGTCGGTACGATATAGTGGCCGGTCCGGACTGGGAGCTAGTGTCCGGGCTACGATCAGCCGTTACCCAGAGTGCACGTACCGAATCCGACTACCGCACGGTAGTGTTTAATATGCCGATTGAGTTTACGATGAAGTCTACCAACCCGTACGGTTGGCCCCAGATCGTCTTCAGTCTGTACGGTGCGAACATTTGGAACGTGGAAACGAATCGTGGATATGCGCGGTTACACTGTCCACTCGGTGGCAGTGGCAACGGTTCATCGGCGGAACGTACCCTACGGGCACCGCTCTTCATCCCGAAGTACTCCAACCTGTGTTCGGCTGCGATGAGCTGGATCAGTGGCGTTAATCCGGAAATGCGCGATCCCAAGATACTGGTCGACGGCTCCAAACACAAGGGTCTCGCGTGCGAGACCTACGGTGAGCTGGTGGTACGATTGCAGACGATTTCGCGCGGCACCAGCCAGATGGCTCTCGACTGGGGCCAAACGCACCTGGACGACCCGGTACTGAGATGA
- the LOC126563184 gene encoding probable prefoldin subunit 2, whose protein sequence is MATQTATAASAAGSTSSKPKEKKSQEIIAAEFQQLRNQQLNLVNNLNAIEMDLKEHKTVIDTLKTVDPSRKCFRLVGGVLVEQTVAVVLPQLELNKSQLEKLIEEGKEQITKKGFEINQYKDEHNIKMRGQEPSQPAASEKESAADEKSSGNRNVLVGNL, encoded by the exons ATGGcaacacaaacagcaacagcagcatctgCGGCCGGCAGCACGAGCAGCAAaccaaaggagaaaaaaagccaGGAAATAATTGCAGCCGAATTTCAGCAGCTGCGAAACCAGCAACTAAATTTGGTCAACAACTTGAACGCGATCGAGATGGATCTAAAAGAGCACAA AACCGTCATCGACACATTGAAAACGGTGGACCCTAGTCGAAAATGTTTCCGATTAGTTGGCGGCGTGCTGGTGGAACAAACCGTCGCGGTGGTGCTACCACAGCTCGAGCTGAACAAAAGCCAGCTGGAAAAGCTGATCGAGGAAGGCAAGGAGCAGATTACGAAGAAGGGATTCGAGATTAACCAATACAAGGATGAGCACAATATTAAAATGCGGGGCCAGGAACCGTCACAACCAGCAGCGAGCGAGAAGGAAAGTGCGGCCGATGAGAAATCGTCCGGCAATCGGAATGTGCTGGTAGGCAACCTATAG